Genomic segment of Engystomops pustulosus chromosome 8, aEngPut4.maternal, whole genome shotgun sequence:
cccctgtgtgaattctctcatgtttaacaagatctgatttcctaataaaacatttgccacattctgaacatgaaaacggtttctcccctgtgtgaattctctcgtgctgaacaagatctgatttttgaataaaacttttcccacattctgaacatgaaaacggtttctcccctgtgtgaattctctcatgtttaacaagatgagattttttaaaaaaacatttgtcacattctgaacatgaaaacggcttctcccctgtgtgaattctctcatgttcaataagttttgatttctgacaaaaacatttgccacattctgaacatgaaaatggcttctcccctgtgtgaattctctcatgtttaacaagatctgatttctgacaAAAACATTTgctacattctgaacatgaaaacggcttctcccctgtgtgaatcctctcatgtttaacaagatctgatttctgacgaacacatttgccacattctgaacaggaaaacggtttctcccctgtgtgaattctctcgtgcTGAACAAGTTCTGATTTATGACGAAAAcgtttgccacattctgaacatgaaaatggcttctcccctgtgtgaattctctcatgtacaagaagatttgatttttcaataaaacatttgtcacattccgaACAAgagaacggcttctcccctgtgtgaattttcttatgcttaacaagatttgatttttgagaaaaacatttcccacattctgaacatgaaaacggtttctcccctgtgtgaattctctcgtgctgaactagatctgatttttgaataaagcatttgccacattctgaacatgaataaagcttctcccctgtgtgaattctctcatgtttaacaagttttgatttcttaataaaacatttgccacattctgaacatgaaaacggcttctcccctgtgtgaattttctgatgtgtgaggagattccatttaatagtaaaacatttgtcacatttagAACAAGAAAATGTCTTCCTGGTTGCAGCTCTTAGATGCTCGGCTTCTCTGTGGTGGCTCCTTTTTGGACTTTTAGTCTGTGTTGTATCAGAAGAAGTGTCCAATGTAATAGAATCAGATGATAGATTGTTGCGGTGAAGGTCTGAGGGTAAATCCTTTCTGCTGTTGTTTTCTATACATgtatcttgtgtgatcccacaatcatcagctttaatatctgaagatatcagatgttcctcagAGCCACAAGTAACGTCATCTACAATATAAGGTTAAATAACAGGTTGATCAATAACAAAGTAAATAAATCTGTaatgatataaatatttataacattttatatatcaTATCTCACCCtccaagataaatcaaacaagtccaaaaccaggGGAAAAAGAGACAGACAAATGTCCAGACTAAAGATGAATGATCCCTATTTTGTACATATGTGAAGCTTTTGTATTTCAATACATGTACATCTTTGCACCCCCACacttgtacatgactgtacccctactccAGTacttgactgtacccctacacctgtacatgattacacccctacacctgtacatgattacacccctacacctgtacatgactgtacacctacacctgtacatgactgcacccccacacctgtacatgactgcacccctacacctgtacatgactacacccctacatctgtacatgactgaacccctacacctgtacaggACTGTACCCCAactcctgtacatgactgcacccctacacctgtacatgactgcacccctacacctgtacatgactacacccctacatctgtacatgactgaacccctacacctgtacatgactgtacccctagatctgtacatgactgcacccctacacctgtacatgactgcacccctacatctgtacatgactgcacccctacacctgtacatgactgcacccctacacctgtacatgactgcacccctacatctgtacatgactgcacccctacacctgtacatgactgcacccctacacctgtacatgactgtacccctacagctgtacatgactgcacccctacacctgtacatgactgcacccctacacctgtacatgactgtacccctacatttcTGCACCTCTTTACTCCTAttgctgcatttttatttttatgcagttgAGATGCATTTTTTACTGCAAACTGTGAATGTACAATGAAAATCATGCATTCGGTAAAAAGCACAATGGGGGTCTTCATTATCGACTTTCATAAGGGCCCACAATTTGGGCGCCGTTAGGGAATCCACCTCTTTTCCAAAATGTTTTGGCGCACAATTAGAGCTGCAGAAAACTGGTCTAAGGAGTCCTATTGGCTTCAGATTTATGACACCGAAGGGCACATTCTTCACAAATCTGCCACACCCTGCGGGCGCTCACTTTTCTtacactgagtgcaccagttttttctggTGAACTCAGTTTAACGGGTGAGCAACAGATTCATGTCAGACTTCCGTGTCACAATCCTTTTACAAACACTTCAGTAATACAAGTGCAATCGCTATGAACTCccgagaccagcttttagctgcaataattttgcgccaaaaattTTACCCAATAGAGACGGAAATATCTCAGATTCACAAGCagtgccacaattttgcgcccaTAAATAGAACAAGTCATGAGAGTCAgataaacaccaatattgtggaggCACTATCACTATTTTTCCGTTTGAAAGGCTTTATAAATGTCCCCTATTTTGTGGTAGTGGATATAGGCAGAAATAATGTGGTAGAGTACTCACCATCCTGGGGGTCCCTGgcaccagcgtcatgtcctccttcccaggttCCCTCCTCTGCACATATCTGGACCTgctctctctccattctgtgtctcagACCCTCAGTCcaagctcctccagtaagatcttccaccaagaagttctcctcatgtgagtTGTGCTTGGGTTTCTTATACCTCTTGGTCTGCCCCCTTTTGTCCCTTTGTCTTgtcccccatgtaaatgaagggtgttggtccCACTTCCTTATCAGCCAGGCTGATTGTTTAAGAGTGCTTTGTTTTAAgtgttctcctttgttatgggtttatTATCCCTTCCCACCAAAGAAAGGCCAGGATGTGTCTTTCTGATGAAACTAGATAACTTCATTTGCAAATCTTTACCATGTGAAATGTCGCCCTGTGATTCCCTAGTGATTCCACATCCTGaacaatagggaatgcaaatccATGCAGACAAGGCGTCTCCAATGACCATGGGACTGCCCTGTCCTGGAAATGGCTTCATGGAGCAGAAGAATATTATACAATCAAGTGCTTTTTATGTCCAATCAAATATTgagatatgtttttattttttaaataattttagtaaacatttttagaatttctttCCAGTCACAAAATCAGTATTGGTGCTGTATAGTAAACTTTTGTTAGTAACATTTGTATTTCAAACTGCTGCTTTTTTATAACTATATAATACAGTCAAGTACAAACTATGATTGGCATTGCCAACATTATTACTACAAAATATTGTAAAACTTTTAATTTCTTATATGACTTTTTAATTCTTCAATATATTTGTCATGTCTTAACTCTTAAACAATGGCAAAGTGACAAAGACTCTTTTTCCGAGTTTACATtatctaaaataaaacattatcactagagatgagcaaacatactcgtccgagcttgatgctcgttcgagcattagcgtactcgaaactgctcgttgctctgacgaatacttcgcccgctcgagaaaatggcatctcccgccgttttgctttttggcggccagaaacagagccaatcacaagccaagagactctgcactccacccagcatgacgtggtacccttacacgtcgatagcagtggttggctggccagatcaggtgaccctggaatagactagcccctgcccgcgctgctcggatcattctgtgtctggatgccgctaggtagagagctgctgctggtcagggaaagcgttagggtgttctattagaatagtgttaggcagaagtgattctacaagaacccaacagcccttcttagggctacaataacgttatactttttttttttttatttgcttgtggctgggcttgctggcactagtagtgcagctagtaccatattgtgaggaatttgcagggggacttgctactgttgtgtttagctcttagtgacacacatattcacctcaaacaccgaagtgggacaatctattaggggtttgagtagaattaggcagagtctgctgatttttttttttttttttagctgtatttcattttatagctcaaactcatcttgcaaagcagtgtgctctcattgtagactacaaaatagccataggagaaccccaacggcttacttaggcctacaatagtgttatattttccttttttttgtttgcttgtggctgggcttg
This window contains:
- the LOC140075543 gene encoding uncharacterized protein, with the translated sequence MTLVPGTPRMRIHTGEKLYSCSECGKCFIQKSDLVQHERIHTGEKPFSCSECGKCFSQKSNLVKHKKIHTGEKPFSCSECDKCFIEKSNLLKSDLVKHERIHTGEKPFSCSECSKCFCQKSDLVKHERIHTGEKPFSCSECGKCFCQKSKLIEHERIHTGEKPFSCSECDKCFFKKSHLVKHERIHTGEKPFSCSECGKSFIQKSDLVQHERIHTGEKPFSCSECGKCFIRKSDLVKHERIHTGEKPFSCSECVKSFIQKSDLVKHERIHTGEKQFSCSECEKCFIRKSDLDKHERIHTGEKQFVYYLQIQGEPLGDKYSPSLANLVMSWWEFQFVYTEGNGFLDNIEWYGRYIDDLLLIWRGDVSAIPSFMHYINQNEFNSRFPHYTHSTEIIFFDLRLQ